TTATCAGGCGTAACACCTCGCGATGCACCTGGTTCTACACTACTCGATAACGAAGTTGTAGGtgacttcttcttcttctttttctgtttatttattgcaTCCTCTGAAAGATCAGGAGGTCTAGGGAAGATGACTTCCTTATCTAAATTTATTCGATCGACATCGATCCATTCATCCAGACGTTTATTGTAATTAACATAATGTACATAAAACTTTGGAGGTGATCTTCTTGTATTTATCGATAAAATTTCAGCTAAGCGTTCATCGTCATCTTTCTTCACCCAACACTGGCATTTAGTCATGATTTCCTGTACATTTTCGATTTTTCTTGGTATCCCTGAATCAGAAATCTCTTCTGCTACCATATTACccaatttatttgatataaCCCTACTCTTTTGTCCCTCGTACTCGCGTTGAATTGTTCTATCTAGCTGTTCCAGATATCTTCCAATTTACATTCCAAGATGAACCTTTCCATGTCGACCTTTAAACATCAGAGGGTAACATCATACGTCTGGAAAATTTTGCGATGAGTATTGGAAAATTGGAAATAGGAAAATAGTTTTCGAGAAATAATACATATCTGACACTTTAGAACAAAAGCCCATACTTGTATAATTCTTTTAGCATTTGATCTTGAGGGGTCCAGTGAAAATCCAACAATGTCAGAACCTACTAACTCTGCAAAAAGAACATTAGAAAATGAGGCTATCGTTGTCGAGGAGTCTGccaaaaaattgaagacTGAACCATTAATGGTCGGTGGACTAAGGGAAGCAGACGTTGGTATcactttatttttatcatctgGACTTCCAGGGTTTAGTGGTCAAATTAAACAAAGATATACTGACTTCTTAGTTAACGAGATCAATAAGGCTGACGAAGTTGTTCATTTGACCGATAAGGGTTTCAAGATGCCAAAGAAGCCTCAACCATCCAGGGAAGAAGTGAGAGCTCAAcgtgaagaagaagcttCAAGAAGACAAGATTTTAAAGTTGAACCAGAACTAAGGGTTCAATTAGTTGAAATTTTTGGAGAAGATGATGTTGTAAAAATTGAGGACGTTTACCGTAATGCTCAAACCATGGAAACTACCaaatcatttgaagaaaaatctGTTAGAACTAAAATCCATCAATTGTTACGTGCTGCGTTCAATAACGAATTAGAGTCGGTTACTTCTGCTGATAATACATTCAAGATTGCCAgaagtaataataaatcaagaGTTAGCAAACAAGTATTGGTCGATCAAAGTAAAGATGCCAATGGTGTAGAAAATTGGGGATATGGTCCAACCAAAGAATTTTTACATTTTACTCTTCATAAGGAAAACAAAGACACCATGGAAGCTGTCAATACAATTACCAAGTTAATGAGAATTCCAAATAAACTTATTAGATTTGCCGGGAACAAAGATCGTAGAGCTGTTACTTGCCAAAGACTTTCAGTCTCCAAGATTGGTGTTGATCGTTTGAATGCTTTGAACAGAACTTTGAAAGGGTTAGTTATCGGGGGGTACAAATTCGAAGATACTAGTTTAAGTCTAGGTGATTTAAATGGTAATGAGTTCGTCATAGTTATCAGAGATGTGAGCGTTTCAGAAACGTCTGCCTTATCTCTTGAACAAATTCTAGCAAATGGTTGTCAATCATTATCAGAAAAGGGTTTTATCAATTACTTCGGTATGCAGAGATTCGGTACTTTCAGTATCTCCACTCATGAGATTGGTAAAGAATTACTTTTAAGTAATTGGGAGAATGCTGTCAATTTGATTCTATCCGATCAGGATAACGTTTTACCAAAATCAAAGGAAGCAAGACAAATATGGGCAGAAACTAAGGATCCAGTTCTTGCATTACAAAAAATGCCAAGACAATCGCTTGCCGAAAATTCCATTCTACATTCCTTATCTACtcaaaagaaagaagaggaCGGcactttttcttcttttgctTATTATACTGCCATAATGAAAATTCCAAGGAACCTTAGAACAATGTATGTTCATGCGTATCAAAGTTTTGTTTGGAACGCCATTGCAAGTAAAAGAATCGAATTACACGGTGTAGAATTGGTTGAAGGTGATCTTGTTATTGATACAGAAAACACAAAATCACCTTCTGCccaagatgaagaagacgaTTTTGACGAAGATTTAcgtgaagatgaatttattCGTGCCAAGCCAGTCACTCAGGCCGATATTGACTCAGGAAAGTTCAGCATTACAGATGTCGTTTTACCAACTCCAGGTTTTGACATTATTTACCCAACTAATGAAGAATTGCGTAA
The Naumovozyma dairenensis CBS 421 chromosome 5, complete genome DNA segment above includes these coding regions:
- the PUS7 gene encoding pseudouridine synthase PUS7 (similar to Saccharomyces cerevisiae PUS7 (YOR243C); ancestral locus Anc_8.671) yields the protein MSEPTNSAKRTLENEAIVVEESAKKLKTEPLMVGGLREADVGITLFLSSGLPGFSGQIKQRYTDFLVNEINKADEVVHLTDKGFKMPKKPQPSREEVRAQREEEASRRQDFKVEPELRVQLVEIFGEDDVVKIEDVYRNAQTMETTKSFEEKSVRTKIHQLLRAAFNNELESVTSADNTFKIARSNNKSRVSKQVLVDQSKDANGVENWGYGPTKEFLHFTLHKENKDTMEAVNTITKLMRIPNKLIRFAGNKDRRAVTCQRLSVSKIGVDRLNALNRTLKGLVIGGYKFEDTSLSLGDLNGNEFVIVIRDVSVSETSALSLEQILANGCQSLSEKGFINYFGMQRFGTFSISTHEIGKELLLSNWENAVNLILSDQDNVLPKSKEARQIWAETKDPVLALQKMPRQSLAENSILHSLSTQKKEEDGTFSSFAYYTAIMKIPRNLRTMYVHAYQSFVWNAIASKRIELHGVELVEGDLVIDTENTKSPSAQDEEDDFDEDLREDEFIRAKPVTQADIDSGKFSITDVVLPTPGFDIIYPTNEELRKLYTEIMAKDNMDPFDMRRKVREFSMAGSYRKIIEKPEQLDYRIVHYSSPTQQLVNTDLEILNNQVAKDNCQKYMKDKLERYIPDKGGDKTAVILKFQLGTSAYATMALRELMKLETSRRGDMCDIRN